Within Ipomoea triloba cultivar NCNSP0323 chromosome 9, ASM357664v1, the genomic segment GCCCTAATGATCCTCGGCGGCGGCTATTTCCGGCTGCCCAAAGATCTACCAAAGCCGTTCTGGCGGTACCCAATATATTACATTGATTTTCAGAGGTATGCTTATCATGGCCTATTCAAGAATGAGTTCTTGGGGCTGAGATTGCAAACGGAAACCGGTGGGATTATCGCCGGAGAAGAAGTTTTGAGGGATCAATTGCAGGTTGAAATGGGTCATTCAAAGTGGATTGATCTCTTGGTTTTGATGGTGATGGGGGTTGTGTATAGGGTGGTTTTCTTGTTGGTTGTGAAGGCAAGTGAGAAGGCTAAACATGTTGTGAAAGCAGTGATGAGAGTGTCACCAAAACAAAGTCACCAGGTTGTAGCCACCTTCCCTTCTTCTACATCTTCCCATACACCAAGTCATACTACGAGGTTTCTAAACATATAACCCGCACAGACAGTGCAAATGGTTTTTTTAGTTATGAACTGTGAATAAAGACATATGAGGGGTATGATTTCACTCAATATGATAGAATTCTTTGTATTAAactttaatatttcttttttagatAAAAAAAGAAGGTACCCAAAGGATTTTTCTCCTCCTCGCAGCACCTAGCTAGGCTATCGTAGCAAGAAACTCTAatgttatgtatatgtatgtagttGTTGTATTCTATGGTATACATAGGTATACCTCTCGATCTTGCCCATCAATGAAAGTCATCAACTTTTTTTAGGAATGAAGTTAATTAGCAACTTTCCAGTAACCAATCAATAAAAAACATCACTTTAAACTACATCTAATTCCTCTCCGAGCAAAGAGTATATAGATTATTCTTGATTATTATactaagggtccgtttggaaagtaagaaaatgagtaatttttcataaaacattttccttttccgTATTTGGTTGTGTTCTGGaaaactattttaatttgtttggttcattttctgaaaaataaacataattattttcaattttaaatatttaaaatataaaatgatgGTGGTAGTTGGGTGGGGTGGTGGTGGCctggtgggggtgggggtagTGGTGGGTGGTGGGGTGGTGGGTAATAGGTGGCGGGTGATTGGTTACTCTACTGCTGTAAACAGAAAATGACCTCCCAAaaaagggaagtcattttctgaaaaatccAATCTATTTTTGATTGATCACATTTTCCTCCTctaaccaaacactaaaaactctattttttggatttttaaaCGCACGGGTTAGATTCAGCAGTGTAAGCGCATCCTATTTCAAACCCAACCAAAAATTAAAATCGTACGACCGGTTGTTAGAGATACCAGTTGACAGTTGGGGAATTGAAACTTCATTGGCGCTTTAAATATAATGCTCGCTTCGATCCAAATCTACAACCACCCTTTCACTACATGCACTCCTGCGCAGGGTATCTTTTCTCTAGCGATGAAATTATAAGTTTGAATctcaagttttcaaaaaaaaaataataataaataaaaaaagtttgaatctcaaatttaaaacaaaatatacatgAAGTTTTTACATAAACTTatctttagtattttaattttattaaaatttcaataaatatatttatatcatGATACTGGTTCGAATGCGGACAGTGCTTCCCGTGCGCGATGTGAATTTACCATTAGATAtgcaaaaatgcaccacactgtTCGAAGCATAACATTATTTGTTGTTACGTAATTTGTTAGATATTTCATACAAAATACAATATCGACCGAACGTAACTTGTTAGATATTTTGCACAGGAGGAACCTGACGGGTGCAATTATGACATTAGAAATGAATATTAAGAGATacacataataatttaaaacatgATAAAATGTAatctagaagaagaaaacaaaattacatAAATTTAGATAAAATGATTCCGACCCGTGATGTCTTCCCAGGGTGACTAGATGAAGAGAACATAAATCAATCTATGGTTGTAAGCAATTTGGTTAAAGGCGCCAAGCTCTTAGGTCTGCATCGACAGTTACCAATTAATCCTCAACCACAACTTTGAGTTGAACTTGGATACATAGTCCAAGATATTAGGGTTTACCCACTAGTAAAATGTTGGAAGTTAAAACCATATTTATTTgccacaaaaagaaaaacaaaaaaaaaaacatgcatatAGTACGGCACGTTTTAAAGTTAAATGAAATTGTGTCCATTCATTTGACATGTACAAGACAAAACATACGTATGTTAATTGCCAACCTTTACATATTATCAACGTCATTTGGTCAATTTTGTGGGGTTATTGGCATCGAAATGGAGTCTGCACCACGTGAAACTCAatattatcttttaaaaaatactgCATATAAACTCCAACTTCTTACTTCCAACttacataaataatattatcTTTTGAAAAAATGCATTTTGTACCGTAAAAGTGGTAGTTTAGTGGGTAAATTATGATTCTCATCATATTAAAATGCATTTTGTTCACCATGCATTCGACAGTCTTGGAGGGGATAGTTACAGGTTTGAACCCTAGTGCGGTagtatatacaatataatgcaaaaaTTAGTTCTACAACAGTACATTTCGATCATATTCTAGAAgcttatataacattatttgttGTTACGTAATTTGTTAGAAATTATTGCTACAACAGTACATTTTGATCATATTCTTCTAGAAGCATAACATTATTTGTTGTTAAGTAATTTGTTAGATATTTCATGCGAAACACAATATCGACCGCAAGAAAGTAACTTCACATGATAGTCTCATGTGATCACTAAGGAAAATAACTACGGTACAATTTAGtgagaaaaaaatgtcaaacaaTTTATATTAGTAACTAATAagtgataaattttattttattattttaattattgtgGTTACAAATTTTCTATCTCTCTAtgtaatagattttttttttggggggggggggggggggacataAGACCGTTTCTTTCAAAATGCAATTCtttttaatgaataaatattagtatattttatttgagaagtattacattttcaccaATATAAAAAAGGTAAAAGCAAATGATGgatataataattttcaataaatcCCTGCAAATGATGGTTCtttgagggaaaaaaaaaaagtaaaaatacgTTTGAGAGTACACACACTTATACCCAGCAGGCGCATTTCAATAACGTGCTGGTTGGACTTCCAGAGTGGCTGCCAACGAGTGATCACActaaattattacggagtattatttaatctttaatttaaaaaaactgGTTGTtccaacttcttcttcttctttttaaaacattttgttatttattttttgtaacaaattttaaaaacataagatttttaaaatttatgttatGCAACAGCCggtttctttatttaattttgttattaaatttataattattctttaaattaaattttgatatgtttaattaaaatataaataattataattataatttttagaatgataacaaataaataactaGAATATAGTTTGTGTAAAATAGTGGGTCCACAAAAAAACTTGTTAAAAATTCAAACCGTTGGAAACAACAGTTTTTAAAATTAGACGAGATAGTTGATGTTAGGGCCCATATGTAAAatgtgaatgttcacaatttacatactgaatgtttactatggtataactattgcgaCTATCGAGTTCGTGTTGAAAATAATACCAAGAAAATAATAGCGGGtccatatattaaattaaattcaatatatatatatatatatatatatatatatatatatattcatgaataATTCATGCACGTATATATATACCCGCATACACGCACTAATACTACACAAGTAATGCATATTATTTCTTCAAGAACTAAAAGATTATTAAacctttaatttcttctttctaTTTCATCATATCCTCTTTTGATTTGGATAATGGATTCTGATCATGAGTCCACCATTAAACCGCAAGCTAGTAAGAAACTCAACCTTATCCCATTAGAGATGGAGACTCCAGCAGTTTCAATGGCAACAACCCAAACAGAAAATGGCGGCGGCGGTGTTTTCTTGACGTGGGAGGATTTATGGGTTACTGTGTCTGTTGGAAAGGAAGGGAAGAAGCCTATTCTTAAAGGTCTCACTGGGTATGCCACACCTGGTGACCTCTTAGCCATCATGGGCCCTTCTGGCTCTGGCAAATCTACTCTCCTTGATGCCCTAGCAGGTAAGTAATATTAGGTTGGTAAccacaaaatttcaagtttgatttaaaaaaaaaatgtttggagTTGAGCACTAGGCAAATTTGTGAGTGTTTTTTAACGTGTACACCACCAGGAAGGTTGGAGTTGAGCACTAGGCAAAGTGGGGATATTCTGATCAACGGTCGTTCACAACCATTAGCTTATGGAGCATCGGTATGCAAATTACTCAGTCTATCTACATATTATATCAGTCACTGTCTGAAATTGTGCACTGGATAAACTCCTATTGTGACCTAAGCatacaaaaaatcataaaccAGCTTAttaagttgtccatagctgTTCAGTttaaatcaaaaaattaaaactgaTATTCAAACTTGTGATTTTGTGGTTATAACCGCGAATTGGCAGGCGTACGTGACACAAGAGGATACACTGATTGCGTCGCTAACGGTGCGAGAAGCCGTGCACTACTCGGCGCAGCTGCAGCTCCCGAGCTCGATGCCGAGATCGGAGAAGGAGGAGATAGCGGACATGACGATAAAGGAGATGGGGTTGGAGGGCGCCATGGACACGAGAATAGGAGGAGGGTGGGGGAGCAAAGGGATAAGTGGCGGACAGAAACGGAGAGTGAGCATTTGCCTGGAGATTCTCACCCGCCCCAAACTTCTGTTCCTGGACGAGCCAACCAGCGGTCTCGACAGTGCCGCTTCCTACTACGTGACGGGCAAAATTGCGGGCTTGGCGCGCGAGGGAAGAACCGTCGTGGCGTCCATTCATCAGCCCAGCGCCGAAGTTTTCAGCCTCTTCACTAATCTCTGCCTCTTGTCTTCTGGTTCTGTCGTCTATTTTGGCCCTGCTTCTGCTGCAATTCaggtactatatatataggaaaggagaaaactaataattaatcacaactttAAATCTGAGAAAATTGAATGCATCAgattaaatttaagaaaaactAAAATCTGTTATTTAGTATTAACGTTTTGCTAcatagcctatatatatatatatatatatgcatgcattatTGGTTTTgaagtattattatattgttctttGATGTTAGTAACATATGCTGTTTTGATGATGCAGTTCTTCGAAACCTGTGGTTTCCCCTGCCCAACCCTCCAGAATCCATCTGACCATTTCCTCAAAACTATAAACAAAGATTTTGATAATAATGATGaggtaattaaattaaaattacttctAAACTTGTTAATGATGCATTATTTATGCCAGCTCCTTGAATGGTTGTTAATGTCTCTGTCACATTTGTTACATATATACACTTTAGTACGTTTTTCACTAACCAATGGCGGAGGAGAACACGTACAAAGCAATCTAGTACTATAGGGTCCACACGAAATACGTGTCTAATTAATACAAACTGAAAAGAGATAAATAGTTTATTCTACGAGGCAAAATTAAAGATCAATAGTGATACAAGTTTAGGGTCTTAGTCACGCCCCAATCAAATCTATTCCTACATTTTATTCGTAAACTACTTTCTCAGAGAGACAGCAACGCCTTCGCAAGCTCGAATCCACCCCTTCCacaaccggatgccactagacaaGAATACCATTGGCAACTAAATCAACTattaaaaacaaagcaatttaaaaatataagatAGTGACTCATCATTGTGCATGAGTACAAATTTTGACCACAATATCTTTCAAATCTCTAAAAATATACGAGTAAAAGTTAtgcataattattttaactttataaagTCTTAAATCACCTCAATCTAAtctcataatataataataataataataataataataataataataataataataataataataataataataataataataataataaatccatgcGTGACAGATTTAAACTCGTTCAATTTGACAAGGACGGTTCAGTTATATTCATAGGGTAAATTTTTATTTGGACCCAAATTGAACTAATTGGGCTCATCTCTATACGAATAATGTGGGCAGGACATTGAACAAGGCTGTGCTAGAGGCATCCCCACAGAAGAAGTGATCAACATTCTGGTAAACTCATACAAATCATCTGACAGATTCCGAGAAGTTCAAACACAGGTTGCTCAAATATCCAAGCAggtaatcatcatcatcttacTTAAATGTGCGTTCTGAATGAAGTTGCAAAATTGTAAAGAACAAAACTGAGTTAATTACATCTCAGGAAGGAGAAGTGCTGAAGAAAACCAGTCATGCAGACTTTTTCACTCAAAGTATTGTGCTCACAAGAAGATCTTTCTTGAACATGTCCCGTGATCCAGGCTACTACTGGCTGCGCCTAGCAATTTATGTGGCTTTGGGTATAGGCCTTGGCTACATTTACCTGAAAATTGGCCGGACCTATTCTTCGATTCAGGCCCGATGTTCTGTCATCATGTTCGTCGCTACATTCTTCACCTTCATGGCGATCGGCGGTTTCCCTTCATTCGTGGAAGACATGAAAGTATTTCACAGAGAAAATCTGAACGGGCACTACGGGTGCACCGCATTTGTGATCGCCAACACGTTTTCCTCGCTCCCATTTTTGCTCCTCGTGTCGCTAATCCCATCGGCGATTGCTTATTTCCCCATCGGACTTCAAAGAGGATTATTTGATCACTTTGGGTACTTTTTCTTGTCCCTTTTTGCCAGCATGTTAGTGGTGGAGAGCTTAATGATGATTGTCGCCAGCGTGGTTCCGAACTATCTGATGGGGATCATCGCCGGAGCTGGAATTCAGGCGCTGATGATTCTCGGCGGCGGGTATTTCCGGCTGCCGGAGGATTTGCCTAAGCTGTTCTGGAAGTACCCGTTGTACTATGTTTCTTTCCATAGGTTCGCTTACCAAGGGCTATTCAAGAACGAGTTTGAAGGTCTGAGATTCTCCGGGATGAGAGGAGGTGATGTCATCGCCGGAGATGAAGTTCTGAGAGATGAGTTGCAGGTGGAAATGGGGCATTCAAAATGGTTTGATCTGTTGGTGTTGGTGGGGATGGTGGGTTTGTATAGGCTGCTGTTCTTGTTGGTTGTCAAGGCAAGTGAAAAGGCTAAACCTGCCATGAAAGCACTAATGAGAGTCTCTATGGGCCCGGACAACCTCAACAAAATTAGTTTCGGTGGTTGAATAATCACAAATTTCAAAGTTTGACTCATAATGCAGAGTGCAGCCAGTCAATTAAGATCAGTTGGTTTACCTCTATGTAGTCATTAGTGGACTAAGATAAGCTAAGGTCGTAATACAGGCTGTTGGTTTAATTTATTTCGTGCACGACGTTAAATAGTGACTGTGGTTTCTCCGTCACctaaaaagttaataataatgtaaattgtGCCCACCTACCCTACTACTACCGTACACTCAAATCTTGTATCACAAGCTCTAGCTAAACTTAAAAGAGTGTATGTGTAGACAAATCATTATATAGATGCATATCTTTTGCTCTATATGGTgctcatatatgtatatacctaccataaaattgttatatatgtgtataaatattGGATGTACTTGGGCACTTAGCTTGCTTGTTTCCTTCTATAGTATGAATAGATAGGTATACCAGTATTTCTTTTACAAAAATGCAGGGCAGTTGTTTGTCTTATAGTTGTATTTATGTGTTTTGTACTTgcgtatatatattttttaaatgccACATTCATTAACAAGTTATTACATAGTGCTCTAGCTAACTTATTGATTGAAATTTCAATTGCTGGGACCAACAGAAATTTGGTAACTTAGATTGCGTCCACTCTGATTCTCCAATTTTTTAACCTTTCTctagttttttcaaaaaaatggtACAAACAAATTTTACAAACATGTAATCCAATTATAGTTTGGAACATATGTAAATATAGGATAGGACAATAGACTCCTATGCGCATGTGTCTTAAAGAGTTTTGGGTATAGGTAAGTCTTTCCACCAACACCATATTACATATGTCTTACATATATTCATCGTGAATAATAAGGTTAATTTGATGATTAACCTTCTATGTCGACTACCTAAATGTGTGTTTAAATGAAGTCTGTTTTGTGACCTTAACCAATAAAGGACAACGTTTTGAAGGGTTTGACCCGAGTAGCTGCCAAACAGGTTCAAGTAAGAAGAATAGGGTTTAAGTTGTATTTCACAGcaaacaaaatatatcaatctagcaatgcatgcatgcatgaggTTTCGAAAAGAATCTGCATGCAGGATCATAGTCTGccgaataatatatatataatccatccattatattaattatattgttggtATCTCTTTGGGTTTAATTTTCTACTACGTTTCTGGATCATGACCATCCTCCTCGTACAGGCGGGGCACAAAACTCATTAACCACGCCACCTATTATAAATAGTTTTGGTAAGATTCGGTAAGGTTTTCGGTAAGATACTCAAACCTACTGCGCGGCTGCGCTTCAGACCTAAAGTCTGGTCGGAGAGTCGTTCCCTGCAAGTTGAATTGGAAtcaagatatataaatatatcaatatatatatatatatacacacaccatAGACCCACAGCTGCTGCAGCCTGCAGACATACGACTCATAACCTTTTGAGCTGTAGATCTGATTAATCTGTGACCTGAAAAACCCGCAATCATTACCTGAGAGTGTTGATCTGGTCTTTACGGCTATGGAAGCGGGTTGTGGGTTGTTCGGCAGTGGCTGTGGAGATTTCCAGTCGCCGGAGGAGCCTCTCCTAACCCCTGACGGTTAGATTCATCAGCTAGCTATCAATATTATGTGGTTttgttaacattttttttttgttttcttgattttGTGTGCATTTTGTACGAAAGTAGATGGTGTTTTCCTGACATGGGAGGATTTATGGGTAACGGTGTCTGTAAAGGAAGGCACAAAGGCCATTCTTAAAGGTCTGACCGGGTATGCCAGGCCTGGCGAACTCTTAGCCCTCATGGGCCCTTCTGGCTCCGGCAAGTCTACTCTCCTTGACGCTTTAGCAGGTACACTGGAGTATCTACGTTCAtgattttttccattttttattctttgagaTTTTTAGACAGTTTTTAATTTTACTGACTgtgttataatataatatctattcatagctacttcATGCCACTCAATCACAAAGTCAGGTTTAAACTTTTTATATAGTtctttaaatttcatttttcttggACCAGGAAGACTAGAGTTGACTACCAGGCAGAGCGGCGACATTCTGATCAACGGTCGGAAACAGACACTGGCTTATGGAACATCAGTACGTGAACCAATACATTAAAGATTCCGATGAATTGAATCAATACATTAAAGATTTCGATGAATCGAAtatataggaaaaaaaatttataatttatgttttctatgtaaattattaatgtcactcctgaattaattattagtggtgtaaatattgcctatcaattttttaaaatgtgtatatatttactCTCATACCAACAGGAGGGGTAATATTTACACTCATAATAATTCAAGATTGGatgagtgacattgataattggtatATTATGGaaggacataaattacaattttcttgattatatatatatatatatatatatatatatatatatatatatgcgataATGAAATGGAATAACAACAGGCGTACGTGACACAAGACGACACTCTGATCTCATCACTGACGGTGCGAGAGGCGGTGCACTTCTCGGCGCAGCTGCAGCTCCCGAATTCGGTGCCGAGATCGGAGAAGAAGGCGATAGCGGACATGACGATAAAGGAGATGGGGTTGCAGGGCGCCATGGACACCAGAATCGGAGGAGGGTGGGGGAGCAAAGGGATAAGCGGCGGACAGAAACGGAGAGTGAGCATTTGCCTGGAGATTCTCACCCGCCCCAAACTTCTCTTCCTCGACGAGCCCTCCAGCGGCCTTGACAGTGCCGCTTCCTACTACGTGATGAGAAAAATTATGGATTTGGCTAGCGAGGGAAGAACCGTTGTGGCCTCCATTCATCAGCCCAGCGCTGAAGTTTTCAGCCTCTTCACTAATCTCTGCCTCTTGTCTTCTGGTTCTGTCGTCTATTTTGGCCCCGCTTCTGCTGCAATTCaggttagtattttttttttcccggaAAACTGCAGTCATTATCCGAGATTGTGCACGGGATATCCCTCCTTGTGACCTTAGCATCTAAATAATAGCTGGCagactcaaattaagaaggctAATAGGCTGTTTGCACTGTAAAAGTTGAACTTGAAACATTGTAGTTATTAAGCAAACTGTTCGATCAACTTGACTGGATTGTTCTTTGATGTCTGTAAGGCAGTTAGCTTCTTTGACAATAAATGTATGTTGTTTTGTTGGTGCAGTTCTTCGAAACATGTGGGTTCCCTTGCCCAGCTCTCCAGAATCCATCTGATCATTTCCTCAAAACTATAAACAAGGATTTTGATGGCTATGATGAGGTAAGCTAAGCCATCTAAATTAACCTAACTTTGTAGGTGCAGTTATATGTAGAACAAATTTGGTAGAACTTTAATTAGTACATCGTACAAAATAGATCCTTGCTTGGTGAGCATATATGCACGGTTTTCCATCTTATGTTTCTCTATTACCAaattcatttaattaaatattggcTAATGTACTTAGTACTGACCAAACAATATACATATTGTGAGCATGCAGGAAAGTTTACGAGGTCGTGGTAGAAGCATGCCCACAGAAGAAAT encodes:
- the LOC116030180 gene encoding ABC transporter G family member 11-like encodes the protein MDSDHESTIKPQASKKLNLIPLEMETPAVSMATTQTENGGGGVFLTWEDLWVTVSVGKEGKKPILKGLTGYATPGDLLAIMGPSGSGKSTLLDALAGRLELSTRQSGDILINGRSQPLAYGASAYVTQEDTLIASLTVREAVHYSAQLQLPSSMPRSEKEEIADMTIKEMGLEGAMDTRIGGGWGSKGISGGQKRRVSICLEILTRPKLLFLDEPTSGLDSAASYYVTGKIAGLAREGRTVVASIHQPSAEVFSLFTNLCLLSSGSVVYFGPASAAIQFFETCGFPCPTLQNPSDHFLKTINKDFDNNDEDIEQGCARGIPTEEVINILVNSYKSSDRFREVQTQVAQISKQEGEVLKKTSHADFFTQSIVLTRRSFLNMSRDPGYYWLRLAIYVALGIGLGYIYLKIGRTYSSIQARCSVIMFVATFFTFMAIGGFPSFVEDMKVFHRENLNGHYGCTAFVIANTFSSLPFLLLVSLIPSAIAYFPIGLQRGLFDHFGYFFLSLFASMLVVESLMMIVASVVPNYLMGIIAGAGIQALMILGGGYFRLPEDLPKLFWKYPLYYVSFHRFAYQGLFKNEFEGLRFSGMRGGDVIAGDEVLRDELQVEMGHSKWFDLLVLVGMVGLYRLLFLLVVKASEKAKPAMKALMRVSMGPDNLNKISFGG